In one Novosphingopyxis iocasae genomic region, the following are encoded:
- a CDS encoding pyruvate dehydrogenase complex dihydrolipoamide acetyltransferase: MPIELKMPALSPTMEEGTLAKWLVKEGDTVSSGDIMAEIETDKATMEFEAVDEGTIAKILIEEGTDEVKVGAVIAILAEEGEDLEEAAKAASGGGAAKSEEAKTAQEPGKEPSDPNKTGDEDKKAERSKTQAEDHGKPTDQAVADDGTKAPAAPTDDSGERIKASPLARRIAAQKGLDLTAIEGSGPKGRIVKADVADAKPTAKSAEAPAAKAEEAKVAAAAEGDFQTDIPHEAENLSNMRKTIARRLTEAKQTIPHIYLTVDVQLDKLLKLRSDLNKALEPQGIKLSVNDMLIKALAKALIQVPKCNVSYAGNQLIKYSRADISVAVSTPTGLITPIVTGAETKALGAISQEVKELAGRAKEGKLKPEEYQGGTASISNMGMFGIKQFDAVINPPQGMILAVGAGEKRPYIVDDALSVATVMSATGSFDHRAIDGADGAELMQAFKQIVENPLAMVA; encoded by the coding sequence ATGCCCATCGAACTTAAAATGCCCGCTCTCTCGCCGACGATGGAAGAAGGCACGCTCGCCAAATGGCTGGTGAAAGAAGGCGACACTGTCAGCTCCGGCGACATCATGGCGGAGATCGAGACCGATAAGGCGACGATGGAGTTCGAGGCAGTGGACGAAGGCACCATTGCCAAGATTCTGATCGAGGAAGGGACCGACGAAGTGAAGGTCGGCGCGGTCATCGCGATCCTGGCCGAAGAAGGCGAAGATCTGGAAGAGGCGGCCAAGGCGGCTTCAGGCGGCGGCGCGGCGAAGAGCGAAGAAGCCAAGACCGCGCAGGAGCCCGGCAAGGAACCGTCCGACCCCAACAAGACCGGGGATGAGGATAAAAAGGCGGAGCGCTCCAAGACCCAGGCCGAGGATCACGGCAAGCCCACCGATCAGGCTGTAGCCGACGACGGCACCAAGGCTCCTGCTGCGCCGACCGATGACAGCGGAGAGCGGATCAAGGCGAGCCCACTCGCGCGCCGGATCGCCGCGCAAAAGGGCCTCGATCTGACCGCGATCGAAGGCAGCGGACCCAAGGGTCGTATCGTGAAGGCCGATGTGGCCGATGCCAAGCCGACGGCGAAATCCGCCGAGGCGCCCGCAGCGAAGGCCGAAGAAGCGAAGGTTGCTGCCGCCGCGGAAGGCGACTTCCAGACGGATATTCCGCACGAGGCGGAAAACCTGTCCAACATGCGCAAGACGATCGCGCGCCGCCTGACCGAGGCGAAGCAGACGATCCCGCACATCTACCTCACCGTCGACGTCCAGCTCGACAAGCTCCTGAAGCTGCGTTCCGATCTCAACAAGGCGCTCGAACCGCAGGGCATCAAGCTCTCTGTCAACGACATGCTGATCAAGGCGCTCGCAAAGGCGCTTATCCAGGTGCCCAAATGCAATGTCAGCTATGCCGGCAACCAGCTGATCAAATATAGCCGCGCAGACATCAGCGTCGCGGTCAGCACTCCCACAGGCCTCATCACGCCGATCGTAACGGGCGCGGAAACGAAGGCGCTCGGCGCGATCAGCCAAGAGGTGAAGGAGCTTGCCGGCCGCGCCAAGGAAGGCAAGCTGAAGCCGGAAGAATATCAGGGCGGCACCGCGTCCATCTCCAACATGGGCATGTTCGGCATCAAGCAGTTCGATGCCGTCATCAACCCGCCGCAGGGTATGATCCTTGCCGTCGGCGCGGGCGAGAAGCGCCCCTATATCGTCGACGATGCGCTGTCCGTCGCCACGGTGATGAGCGCCACCGGCAGCTTCGATCACCGCGCCATCGACGGTGCGGACGGTGCCGAGCTGATGCAGGCGTTCAAGCAGATCGTGGAAAACCCGCTGGCGATGGTGGCCTGA
- a CDS encoding universal stress protein codes for MRTYLVVIDETDEALLALRFATRRAAKTGGAVHILALVEPQDFVAWAGVQQTIEEESKARAEALVVSAAGTILEESGLRPSITVKEGRGPDVVRELLSERGDIAALVLGASAHGGPGPLVSHFTGAAMGSLPCPVMVIPGGLSHEDIDRLS; via the coding sequence ATGCGCACCTATCTGGTGGTGATCGATGAAACGGATGAAGCGCTGCTCGCGCTGCGCTTCGCCACGCGGCGCGCCGCAAAGACCGGGGGCGCGGTGCATATCCTTGCGCTGGTCGAACCGCAGGACTTCGTTGCTTGGGCTGGCGTGCAGCAAACCATCGAGGAAGAGAGCAAGGCCCGGGCCGAAGCGCTTGTGGTCAGCGCGGCAGGCACCATCCTTGAGGAATCGGGCCTGCGCCCCTCGATCACGGTGAAGGAAGGCCGCGGGCCCGATGTGGTGCGGGAGCTTTTAAGCGAACGCGGCGACATTGCCGCCCTGGTGCTCGGCGCTTCGGCGCATGGCGGGCCGGGGCCGCTCGTAAGCCACTTCACCGGCGCCGCGATGGGCAGCCTGCCCTGCCCCGTCATGGTGATCCCAGGCGGACTGAGCCATGAGGATATCGACAGGCTGAGCTGA
- a CDS encoding peroxiredoxin-like family protein, with amino-acid sequence MTHPVPGTAAPSLDLPLTIQAKFELSAQTPDRFTMLVFYRGSHCPICKKQLEELGSRLDEFTERGISPFAISMDDEERAMKVDADWDTGNLPLAYDMSEEKAREWGLYISSAREGSEEPAVFSEPGIALIRPDGSIYMMQHQSVPFARPSFDAILKGIDFVIEENYPPRGTKA; translated from the coding sequence ATGACCCATCCCGTTCCCGGCACCGCCGCCCCCAGCCTCGACCTGCCGCTGACCATCCAGGCGAAATTCGAACTTTCCGCCCAGACCCCGGATCGCTTCACGATGCTCGTCTTCTATCGCGGATCGCATTGCCCGATATGCAAGAAGCAGCTGGAAGAGCTCGGCAGCCGGTTAGACGAGTTCACCGAACGCGGCATTTCGCCTTTCGCCATCTCGATGGACGATGAAGAGCGCGCGATGAAGGTGGATGCCGATTGGGACACCGGCAACCTGCCGCTCGCTTATGATATGAGCGAAGAGAAAGCGCGCGAATGGGGGCTGTATATCAGCTCCGCGCGCGAAGGTTCGGAAGAGCCGGCGGTATTTTCCGAGCCCGGCATCGCGCTGATCCGGCCTGACGGCAGCATCTATATGATGCAGCATCAAAGCGTGCCATTCGCGCGCCCCAGCTTCGATGCGATCCTGAAGGGAATCGATTTCGTGATTGAAGAGAACTATCCGCCGCGCGGCACGAAAGCCTGA
- a CDS encoding ribonuclease R family protein, translating to MANSRKKTSKRAGLPSREQILEFIESSDTPAGKREIVKAFGLSGQDKIALKTLLKDMTDEGLVAMAPGRAFHKMGGLPKVTVLRVTDVDGNQPIGVPESWEADGVPAPKLRIIERGRNGALGVGDRVLARTEARGNGHIAHVMKKLARGSEQLLGVVEKDGERFMLRSTDKKARRDTPISDLGNAEPGQLVVAEKGGRGNRITARVIEVLGDPFAPKSFSLIAIAKYGIPNVFPDAAIEEAQRVAELPVAAEGREDLRHLPILAIDPRDARDHDDALWAAPDGDPANEGGFKAVVAIADVSFYVRPGGELDREARRRGNSVYFPDRVVPMLPHELSSDKCSLKAGEDRAAMACHLVINSKGEVTGHRFTRATVRLAANIAYEDAQAIVDGKDRPSGSQISEEDKRSFDKLKADGDLAKALESLWACWKLLFKAREKRAPLDLDLPERQVHLDDRGRIAEVTVRERLDAHRLVEDYMIAANVAAAKALEAKKSPVMYRAHLPPSREKLVALKDYLKTFDMEFALGQVVTPGVFNRLIERVDNDEVLPQVMEQILRTQTQAYYGAEKTGHFGLALGSYAHFTSPIRRYADLLVHRALVDAYDLEMPAPNNRSIQRGTGLTEKDASDLGHIAEVISRTERRAMEAERDTMDRYVAAYLASHVGELVDARITGVLDFGFFAMVEGLGGDGLVPVSTLGAEHFAYDEAARTLTGQDSDTVYKSGMKLKLRLAEANPVSGGLRFEVPDVEIPGRAPGKPVRRDRRGRPSSVPRMSKRPQSGRKKTSVGKGGAKPKGKGKKKR from the coding sequence TTGGCCAACTCCAGAAAAAAGACATCGAAGCGCGCGGGCCTTCCCAGCCGCGAGCAGATCCTCGAATTTATCGAGAGCAGCGACACACCTGCGGGCAAGCGGGAGATCGTCAAGGCGTTCGGTCTCAGCGGTCAGGACAAGATCGCGTTGAAGACGCTGCTGAAGGATATGACCGACGAAGGGCTGGTGGCGATGGCACCCGGCCGCGCCTTCCACAAAATGGGCGGGCTACCCAAGGTGACCGTGCTGCGTGTTACCGATGTCGACGGCAATCAGCCGATCGGCGTGCCCGAAAGCTGGGAGGCGGACGGTGTTCCCGCACCGAAACTGCGCATTATCGAGCGTGGCCGTAACGGCGCGCTGGGCGTGGGCGACCGCGTTTTGGCGCGTACCGAGGCGCGCGGAAACGGCCATATCGCGCATGTCATGAAGAAATTGGCGCGCGGTAGTGAACAGCTATTGGGCGTGGTCGAGAAGGACGGCGAGCGCTTCATGCTGCGCAGCACGGACAAGAAGGCGCGCCGCGATACGCCGATCTCCGATCTCGGCAATGCCGAGCCCGGCCAGCTGGTGGTCGCGGAGAAAGGTGGGCGCGGCAACCGCATCACCGCGCGGGTGATCGAGGTGCTGGGCGATCCGTTCGCGCCCAAAAGCTTCAGCCTGATCGCGATCGCCAAATACGGCATTCCCAATGTGTTTCCGGACGCCGCGATCGAAGAGGCGCAGCGCGTTGCCGAACTGCCGGTGGCGGCAGAAGGGCGCGAAGATCTTCGTCACCTGCCCATCCTCGCCATCGATCCGCGCGACGCGCGCGATCATGACGATGCGCTATGGGCGGCGCCGGACGGCGATCCGGCGAACGAAGGGGGCTTCAAGGCAGTCGTCGCGATCGCCGATGTGTCCTTCTATGTGCGGCCCGGCGGCGAACTGGACCGCGAGGCGCGGCGGCGGGGCAACAGCGTCTATTTCCCGGACCGTGTGGTCCCGATGCTGCCGCACGAGCTGAGCTCGGACAAATGTTCGCTGAAGGCGGGCGAGGACCGCGCCGCCATGGCGTGCCACCTCGTCATCAACAGCAAGGGCGAGGTTACCGGCCACCGCTTCACACGCGCCACGGTTCGGCTTGCAGCGAACATCGCTTATGAGGATGCGCAGGCGATCGTCGACGGCAAGGATCGGCCGTCCGGCTCGCAGATATCCGAGGAGGACAAGCGTTCCTTCGACAAGCTGAAAGCGGACGGCGATCTGGCGAAGGCTCTGGAATCGCTCTGGGCCTGCTGGAAACTACTGTTCAAGGCGCGGGAAAAGCGCGCGCCGCTCGATCTCGATCTGCCCGAACGGCAGGTGCATCTGGACGATCGGGGGCGCATTGCCGAGGTGACGGTGCGTGAGCGTCTCGATGCCCACCGCCTTGTCGAGGATTATATGATCGCGGCCAATGTCGCGGCGGCCAAGGCGCTGGAGGCGAAAAAATCCCCGGTGATGTACCGCGCGCATCTTCCGCCATCGCGCGAAAAGCTGGTGGCGCTGAAGGATTATCTGAAAACGTTCGACATGGAGTTCGCCCTGGGTCAGGTGGTGACGCCGGGTGTATTCAATCGGCTGATCGAGCGCGTCGATAATGACGAAGTTCTGCCGCAGGTGATGGAGCAGATCCTGCGCACGCAGACGCAGGCTTATTATGGTGCGGAGAAGACCGGCCACTTTGGCTTGGCACTCGGCTCCTACGCGCACTTCACCTCGCCCATCCGGCGCTATGCGGATCTGCTTGTCCACCGCGCATTGGTGGATGCCTATGATCTGGAAATGCCGGCGCCGAACAACCGTTCGATCCAGCGCGGCACAGGCCTTACCGAAAAGGACGCCTCCGATCTCGGCCATATCGCCGAGGTCATCAGCCGCACCGAGCGGCGCGCGATGGAGGCGGAGCGCGATACCATGGACCGCTACGTCGCGGCCTATCTGGCGTCCCATGTCGGCGAACTCGTCGACGCGCGGATCACCGGCGTGCTCGATTTCGGCTTTTTCGCGATGGTCGAGGGGCTTGGCGGGGACGGGCTTGTTCCGGTTTCCACTCTGGGCGCGGAGCATTTCGCCTATGACGAGGCCGCGCGCACGCTGACCGGGCAGGACAGTGACACCGTCTACAAGAGCGGCATGAAATTGAAGCTGCGCCTTGCCGAGGCGAACCCAGTGTCGGGCGGGCTTCGGTTCGAGGTGCCGGACGTGGAAATCCCTGGGCGGGCGCCTGGCAAGCCGGTGCGTCGGGACCGGCGCGGACGTCCCTCCAGCGTGCCGCGCATGAGCAAGCGGCCGCAAAGCGGGCGGAAGAAAACGTCCGTTGGAAAGGGCGGCGCCAAGCCGAAAGGGAAGGGCAAAAAGAAGCGCTGA
- the phaR gene encoding polyhydroxyalkanoate synthesis repressor PhaR, producing the protein MALKNSDGPITIKKYANRRLYDTSSSKYITLDHLADLIRRDVEFVVIDAKSGDDITHTVLTQIIMEEESSGQGLLPTNFLKEIISFYGGSMQGMIPDYLENSMRQFRENQRQLDDALESAVAKGPFGEIARKNLQMMKAARDVFVPAPGAAAPTGESSRGEMDELKRQVAELQAKLDRLSPED; encoded by the coding sequence ATGGCTCTCAAAAATTCCGATGGCCCAATCACCATCAAAAAGTACGCCAATCGGCGGCTATATGACACGTCCAGCTCCAAATATATCACGCTTGATCATCTTGCCGATCTGATCCGGCGGGACGTGGAGTTTGTGGTGATCGACGCAAAGTCTGGGGACGATATCACGCATACCGTGCTCACCCAGATTATCATGGAGGAGGAGAGCAGCGGGCAGGGGCTTTTGCCGACCAATTTTCTGAAGGAGATCATCTCCTTCTATGGCGGCTCCATGCAGGGGATGATCCCGGATTATCTGGAAAATTCCATGCGCCAGTTCCGCGAGAACCAGCGCCAGCTCGACGATGCGCTGGAGAGTGCGGTGGCTAAGGGGCCGTTCGGTGAGATCGCCCGCAAGAACCTGCAGATGATGAAGGCCGCGCGCGATGTGTTTGTGCCTGCACCGGGCGCTGCGGCGCCGACGGGGGAGAGCAGCCGCGGCGAGATGGATGAGCTGAAGCGGCAGGTGGCTGAACTTCAAGCCAAGCTCGACCGGCTTTCGCCCGAGGATTGA
- the alr gene encoding alanine racemase — protein MDREQSTKQKPNTSVNEFSPPLRLNIDLGAIEHNWQMLSGLCGTSQTGAAVKADAYGLGSNQVSSRLYRAGCRDFFVAHWAEALELRGTVPAEQISVLNGVQQQDVLFAQQLGAKPVLNSLQQAKLWKESGGGVCDLMIDTGMNRLGIEAHDIETIRSFGLQIDVVMSHLASADERSQQNDVQLSNFLEFSSSFPTSRKSLANSAAIALGSRFQFDLTRPGIALYGGTPRAELVSAIRNVVFPQARVCQIRTLAAGDRVGYNATFTASQPMSAAIVEIGYADGYPRSLSNSGKFQMAGEPLTVIGRVSMDLTIVQLPENHTLREGDYLDVCFELETISELSGRSPYEILTSLGRRFQRVYKT, from the coding sequence ATGGATCGTGAGCAATCAACCAAGCAAAAGCCTAATACTAGCGTTAACGAATTCTCTCCACCTCTCCGACTGAATATCGATCTCGGTGCTATCGAACATAATTGGCAGATGCTTTCCGGCCTGTGCGGCACGTCACAAACTGGAGCGGCAGTTAAAGCCGATGCGTACGGGCTAGGTTCGAACCAGGTATCGAGCCGATTATATCGTGCAGGCTGCCGAGATTTCTTCGTTGCACACTGGGCGGAAGCGCTGGAGCTCAGGGGCACCGTTCCCGCGGAGCAAATTTCCGTCTTGAACGGTGTTCAGCAGCAAGACGTGCTTTTTGCACAGCAGCTTGGTGCGAAGCCGGTCCTAAACAGCCTTCAACAGGCAAAACTTTGGAAAGAGAGCGGCGGCGGCGTGTGCGATTTGATGATCGACACCGGAATGAACCGGCTGGGTATTGAGGCCCATGATATCGAAACCATTCGTTCTTTCGGCCTTCAGATCGATGTAGTCATGAGCCATTTGGCCTCTGCTGACGAGCGCTCTCAACAGAATGACGTCCAACTTTCCAATTTTCTCGAGTTTTCGAGTTCTTTTCCCACCTCTCGAAAAAGCTTGGCCAATAGTGCTGCCATCGCGCTTGGAAGCAGATTTCAATTTGATCTGACCCGTCCTGGCATTGCCCTGTACGGAGGAACTCCCCGCGCTGAGCTTGTCTCTGCCATTCGCAACGTGGTGTTCCCCCAAGCCAGGGTTTGCCAGATCAGAACATTGGCTGCAGGGGACCGCGTTGGTTACAATGCGACATTCACCGCTTCACAGCCCATGAGTGCAGCGATCGTCGAGATCGGCTACGCTGACGGATACCCCCGATCATTGTCGAATTCCGGCAAGTTTCAGATGGCTGGTGAGCCCCTGACGGTCATCGGACGCGTGTCCATGGACCTCACGATCGTCCAGCTTCCCGAAAATCACACTCTTCGAGAAGGCGATTATCTCGATGTTTGCTTCGAGCTTGAAACGATCAGCGAACTATCGGGTCGCTCCCCATACGAGATTCTCACATCGCTCGGGAGGCGTTTTCAAAGAGTCTACAAAACGTAA
- a CDS encoding TonB-dependent receptor domain-containing protein: protein MRMKSVFKLGAAPLVLSVGLLASPAFAQTQDDDLAVETDETTVTPAGESNGAGPVEAIVVTGTRIVRPNLDSANPITSLSLADVQSTGEVNLGDALNDLPSLRSTFSQQNSTRFIGTVGLNLIDLRGLGTNRTLVLVNGRRHITSQPGVPTSVDINTIPSALVERIDISTGGNSAVYGADAVAGVVNFVLKQDYDGIEGRVQGGAADYGGRGTYAASLIAGKNFADGRGNIAIAGEYSYTDVLYNTDRNELTGAFTGRRQFQLVENTIGEPASGNGVPDRVFVTGVRNNNVSEGGLYTSFCPPGSGARQSFNCTGGTDVNGNPVGATFVFLPGGSLIRNPVTTDFRNVGSSNSIGGLGSTLLLTGMLNPQVERKIVNVLAHYEFSPAFRPFVEAKYVRVDALQEGQPTFHFNTFSINNPFLSNQARTVLQQSLAPGATSFSAFRFNIDFGGRGEKHKREIYRVVTGVNGTFNDDWNYEVAFNYGRLDTFYKTEGNIISQKFANARNAVRDAQGNIVCAINLDASAANDDPGCVPVNLFGFGAPSQAALDYFGYTSTREQNAEQYQVTGYVSGDLSQLFELPGGPIGFAIGGEYRKETAYAAYDEVTRSGATFLNAIPIFDPADLEVYEAYGEVRVPILADMPFARELTLEGAFRISDYNLGTVGTVETYNAGVIYSPFRGLRLRGSYARSVRAPTQDDLLSAPSQTFLNGLQDPCDSRFINDNPNRVANCAADGVPTTVTLPNGSVVPFTNIPASGVRGLSGSNPNLDAEVSDSFTAGFVFVPDAVPGLSLSVDYYNIKIDNVIFSLGAQTIINQCYDNASGINNQYCASIFRRADGTFQGQSDRQLGGQTVNYTLAPSDRSFISGPFNFAKQKTSGIDFDLNYNRDLGGVAISARGLLSYVINRDNFTDIDDPNFINQQLLELGDPEFAGNLILGLDFGMPRLTYNMRYIGEQYVASYETFNSLQGRPPENPDYSYPSQYPETFYHNIRLDLEVDDTYGFYMGVDNLLDTLPPLGLDGTGSGSGQYDNIGRFLYAGARFKL from the coding sequence ATGCGTATGAAGTCCGTGTTTAAGCTTGGTGCGGCTCCGCTCGTACTGAGCGTTGGATTGCTTGCCTCGCCGGCATTTGCACAGACTCAGGATGATGATCTTGCAGTCGAAACGGATGAGACGACGGTAACGCCCGCTGGGGAAAGCAACGGCGCCGGTCCCGTGGAAGCTATTGTTGTTACGGGTACGCGTATCGTGCGCCCGAACCTGGATAGCGCCAATCCGATCACTTCTTTGTCACTGGCGGATGTGCAGTCCACTGGCGAGGTCAATCTTGGTGACGCGCTGAACGATCTGCCTTCGCTGCGTTCGACCTTCAGCCAGCAGAACTCCACTCGTTTCATCGGCACGGTCGGTCTAAATCTTATCGATCTTCGCGGCCTCGGCACGAACCGCACCCTGGTGCTGGTAAACGGTCGCCGTCACATTACTTCGCAGCCTGGTGTTCCTACCAGCGTTGACATTAACACCATTCCGAGTGCGCTCGTTGAGCGTATCGACATTTCGACCGGTGGTAACAGCGCTGTTTACGGTGCCGATGCTGTCGCAGGCGTCGTGAACTTCGTCCTGAAGCAGGACTACGACGGCATCGAAGGTCGTGTGCAGGGTGGTGCGGCCGATTACGGTGGCCGCGGTACTTACGCAGCTTCGCTCATCGCCGGCAAGAATTTCGCAGACGGTCGCGGTAACATCGCTATCGCCGGTGAATATAGCTACACTGACGTACTTTATAACACCGATCGTAACGAACTGACCGGTGCGTTCACCGGCCGTCGCCAGTTTCAGCTCGTTGAGAACACCATCGGCGAGCCGGCTTCCGGCAACGGCGTGCCGGACCGGGTTTTTGTGACCGGCGTACGGAATAACAACGTCTCGGAAGGTGGTCTGTACACGTCGTTTTGCCCGCCCGGTTCTGGGGCTCGTCAGAGCTTCAACTGTACTGGCGGAACGGACGTAAACGGAAATCCCGTCGGTGCCACTTTCGTGTTCCTTCCGGGCGGCTCGCTGATCCGTAATCCTGTCACCACCGACTTCCGGAATGTTGGCTCGTCCAACTCAATCGGCGGACTTGGATCAACGCTTCTGCTGACCGGTATGCTCAATCCGCAGGTTGAGCGTAAGATCGTCAACGTTCTCGCTCATTATGAATTTTCGCCGGCGTTCCGACCGTTCGTCGAAGCGAAATATGTTCGGGTCGATGCGCTTCAGGAAGGTCAGCCGACCTTCCATTTCAACACCTTCTCGATCAACAACCCGTTCTTGAGCAACCAGGCGCGCACGGTGCTTCAGCAATCGCTGGCACCAGGGGCCACCAGCTTTAGCGCTTTCCGCTTCAACATCGATTTCGGTGGCCGCGGCGAGAAGCACAAGCGCGAGATTTACCGCGTCGTTACGGGTGTGAACGGCACCTTTAATGATGACTGGAATTATGAGGTTGCGTTCAACTACGGCCGTCTGGACACCTTCTATAAAACGGAAGGTAACATCATCAGCCAGAAGTTCGCTAACGCCAGAAATGCCGTGCGCGACGCGCAGGGTAACATCGTCTGTGCCATCAATCTTGATGCTTCTGCAGCCAATGATGATCCAGGCTGTGTGCCGGTCAATCTTTTCGGCTTTGGAGCGCCCTCGCAGGCAGCACTCGATTATTTCGGGTACACGTCCACGCGTGAGCAAAATGCCGAGCAATATCAGGTAACCGGTTATGTGAGCGGCGATCTTTCGCAGCTGTTCGAACTTCCCGGCGGCCCGATCGGCTTCGCTATTGGCGGTGAATATCGTAAAGAAACCGCTTATGCGGCTTACGATGAAGTTACCCGCAGCGGCGCGACCTTCCTCAACGCAATTCCGATCTTCGATCCCGCCGACCTCGAAGTGTACGAAGCTTACGGCGAAGTTCGCGTTCCCATTCTCGCAGACATGCCGTTTGCTCGTGAGCTGACGCTTGAGGGTGCGTTCCGAATTTCCGACTACAACCTCGGTACGGTTGGAACGGTTGAGACCTACAATGCTGGTGTCATCTATTCGCCGTTCCGTGGTCTGCGTTTGCGTGGTAGTTATGCACGTTCGGTGCGTGCTCCGACGCAAGACGATTTGCTGTCGGCACCCAGCCAGACCTTCCTTAACGGTCTGCAAGATCCGTGTGACTCGCGCTTCATCAATGATAATCCCAACCGCGTGGCAAACTGCGCCGCGGATGGAGTACCGACCACGGTCACTCTTCCGAATGGATCGGTTGTTCCGTTCACGAACATTCCCGCTTCGGGTGTTCGCGGACTGAGCGGCAGCAACCCCAATCTTGACGCGGAAGTTTCTGACAGCTTCACGGCCGGCTTCGTGTTCGTGCCAGATGCCGTTCCCGGCCTGTCACTTTCGGTGGATTATTATAATATCAAGATTGATAACGTGATTTTCTCGCTCGGCGCGCAGACAATCATTAATCAGTGCTACGACAATGCTAGCGGTATTAATAACCAGTATTGTGCATCGATTTTCCGTCGTGCGGATGGTACGTTCCAGGGTCAGTCTGATCGTCAGCTCGGCGGTCAAACCGTAAACTATACGCTCGCTCCCAGCGATCGTTCGTTCATCTCGGGACCGTTCAACTTCGCCAAGCAGAAGACGTCGGGCATCGATTTTGATCTGAACTACAACCGTGACTTGGGTGGTGTCGCCATCAGTGCTCGCGGCTTGCTGTCCTATGTCATCAATCGCGACAATTTCACCGACATTGATGATCCGAACTTCATCAATCAGCAGCTCCTCGAGCTGGGTGATCCGGAATTCGCCGGGAACCTTATTCTCGGACTCGATTTCGGCATGCCGCGTCTGACGTACAATATGCGTTACATTGGCGAGCAGTACGTAGCCTCGTACGAAACGTTCAATTCGCTGCAGGGTCGTCCTCCCGAGAATCCGGATTACTCCTATCCGAGCCAGTATCCTGAGACGTTTTACCACAATATCCGTCTCGATCTGGAAGTTGACGATACCTATGGCTTCTACATGGGCGTGGACAACTTGCTCGACACTCTGCCGCCGCTCGGCCTCGATGGCACGGGTAGTGGTAGCGGGCAGTATGACAATATCGGGCGCTTCCTCTACGCGGGTGCCCGGTTCAAGCTCTGA